One genomic window of Punica granatum isolate Tunisia-2019 chromosome 1, ASM765513v2, whole genome shotgun sequence includes the following:
- the LOC116195413 gene encoding uncharacterized protein LOC116195413 — protein sequence MGKDKLEKMELRRGYRNVWHSDLLSTVAADAPYCCFATWCAPCASFMLRKRALYDDMSRYTCCGGFMPCSGKCGEQKCPFFCLCTEVTLCFPNSVASTRFMLQDEFNIQTTKCDNCIIGFMICVDQLACIFSLLACILGSDELTEAAHILNCLAEFVYCTVCACMQTQHKIEMDKRDGHFGPAPVMAVPPVQQMSRMDQPIPPAVGYYPQPPLQQTPHQPPPTAYGHPPPAYGYPAPPPPYANAYPPAGYPPLPPAYPQVPPPPRPPPKGQ from the exons ATGGGGAAAGACAAGCTGGAGAAAATGGAGCTGCGTCGGGGCTACAGGAATGTGTGGCACTCAGATCTACTGTCTACGGTTGCTGCCGATGCTCCCT ATTGTTGCTTCGCTACGTGGTG TGCTCCCTGTGCTTCGTTTATGCTACGCAAACGGGCTCTTTATGATGATATGTCGAG GTACACATGCTGCGGTGGCTTTATGCCATGCAGCGGTAAATGTGGAGAACAAAAATGTCCTTTCTTTTGCCTTTGTACTGAG GTTACGCTGTGCTTCCCTAACTCCGTTGCTTCCACAAGATTCATGTTGCAAGATGAGTTCAATATTCAGACTACAAAATGTGATAACTGCATCATt GGATTTATGATCTGTGTCGACCAATTGGCATGTATATTTTCCTTGCTTGCCTGCATACTTGGCAGCGATGAGCTTACTGAGGCTGCCCACATACTGAACTGTTTGGCCGAATTTGTATATTGCAC GGTTTGTGCGTGCATGCAG ACGCAACACAAGATCGAGATGGACAAGAGGGACGGCCATTTTGGGCCTGCACCGGTGATGGCAGTCCCACCAGTGCAGCAAATGTCACGTATGGACCAGCCCATTCCTCCTGCAGTCGGATATTATCCACAACCACCACTGCAACAAACACCACATCAACCACCACCCACTGCTTATGGGCATCCTCCTCCTGCCTACGGCTAccctgctcctcctcctccctatGCTAACGCCTACCCACCTGCTGGTTATCCTCCTTTGCCTCCCGCCTATCCTCAagttcctcctcctcctcgtcctccTCCTAAAGGCCAGTAA
- the LOC116189407 gene encoding probable receptor-like protein kinase At5g24010 has product MEFPCKDRRLSLLILSVIAVSAASSSATTFSPIDNYLINCGSSVDATVDNRRFSGDSASPNPLFSAPHRAISLCDQNPALGTPQIYHTARVFRRPARYAFEIRDKGTHMLRFHFHPFNSSGLELVDAQFHVLADGYVLLNNFGGEKIVKPVIKEYLIWVDADKVVITFVPTEKSKFGFVNGIEVISAPKDLILDTAQFVDNGNVVNFDGLNREALEVVYRISVGGPKVTPFNDTLWRTWVPDEGYLKSDFGSKKVPFSGRIQYRDGGASREVGPDNVYNSARVISSTNASVPKVNMTWEFPVSDGHKYLVRLHFCDIASISIGLIYFNVYVNRFLAYKDFDLSNAANWMLASPYYADFVVRGDRSGIVSVSIGPSNYSYSHAIDGLLNGVEIMKMNNSMGSLDGQWCAGFLMKSWPRETIGLLVPFIAAICIVLSIALVLHRRMAGFCHSTSWTKLPTDVSEIDRTP; this is encoded by the coding sequence ATGGAGTTTCCGTGCAAGGACCGTCGCCTCTCTCTCTTGATTCTCTCTGTGATTGCTGTTTCTGCGGCCTCTTCTTCTGCGACAACCTTCTCTCCGATCGACAACTACCTCATAAACTGCGGCTCCTCCGTGGACGCCACCGTTGACAACCGCAGGTTCTCCGGCGACTCGGCTTCCCCCAACCCTCTCTTCTCGGCCCCGCACCGAGCGATCTCGCTCTGTGATCAGAATCCGGCCCTTGGGACGCCTCAAATCTACCACACCGCTAGGGTTTTCAGGAGACCCGCGAGGTATGCGTTCGAAATCCGAGATAAGGGGACCCACATGTTGCGCTTCCATTTTCACCCGTTCAATTCATCGGGTTTGGAACTTGTTGATGCTCAATTTCATGTTTTGGCTGATGGGTATGTGTTGCTGAACAACTTTGGGGGTGAAAAGATTGTTAAACCTGTGATTAAGGAGTATCTAATCTGGGTTGACGCTGATAAGGTCGTGATTACGTTCGTGCCAACGGAAAAGTCGAAGTTTGGGTTTGTTAATGGGATTGAAGTGATTTCTGCCCCGAAAGATTTGATCTTGGATACTGCGCAGTTCGTCGATAATGGGAATGTTGTGAATTTCGATGGGCTTAATCGTGAGGCACTTGAAGTTGTCTATAGGATCAGTGTCGGCGGCCCCAAAGTGACTCCCTTCAACGATACTCTTTGGAGGACTTGGGTTCCTGATGAAGGGTACCTGAAGTCTGATTTTGGATCGAAGAAGGTGCCTTTTAGTGGAAGAATTCAGTACCGAGATGGAGGTGCCAGCCGTGAAGTGGGTCCCGACAATGTATACAATTCTGCCAGAGTGATTAGCAGCACGAATGCATCAGTTCCAAAGGTTAATATGACTTGGGAATTTCCAGTGAGTGATGGTCATAAGTACCTAGTCCGTTTGCACTTCTGCGACATCGCCAGTATCTCTATCGGGTTGATATACTTCAATGTTTATGTCAACAGGTTCTTGGCATATAAGGATTTCGATCTCTCTAATGCTGCCAATTGGATGTTGGCATCTCCGTACTATGCTGATTTTGTGGTTCGAGGAGATAGGTCAGGCATCGTGAGTGTGAGCATTGGACCGTCGAACTACAGTTACTCACACGCGATTGATGGTTTACTTAATGGCGTGGAGATCATGAAGATGAACAACTCGATGGGCAGTCTTGACGGGCAGTGGTGCGCTGGGTTCTTGATGAAGAGTTGGCCTAGAGAGACAATTGGCCTTCTGGTTCCTTTCATTGCGGCAATTTGCATAGTGCTGAGCATTGCCCTTGTCCTACATCGGAGGATGGCAGGGTTTTGCCACTCCACATCTTGGACGAAATTGCCAACTGATGTATCTGAGATTGACAGGACTCCGTGA
- the LOC116193277 gene encoding E3 ubiquitin-protein ligase RHA1B-like, whose amino-acid sequence MGFPVGYTEVFLPKLFLNALSFLGILRGLIASLFNFLGLSDFLEPDPVFLDPPHRSPDCPPVSALLIRELLPVDRFEDGADPPGSCAVCLYEFEAGEEIRRLRNCRHVFHRNCLDLWMDCDQMTCPLCRTQFVPDGMEEEFNQRLWAASGVAVNSGEGDFYCEYSSV is encoded by the coding sequence ATGGGTTTCCCGGTGGGCTACACCGAAGTGTTCTTGCCGAAGCTGTTCCTCAACGCGCTCTCCTTCCTCGGAATCCTCCGCGGCCTCATCGCCTCCCTCTTCAACTTCCTTGGCCTCTCCGACTTCCTCGAGCCCGATCCTGTGTTCCTCGATCCTCCCCACCGGTCCCCCGACTGCCCGCCGGTCTCCGCCCTCCTCATCCGGGAGCTCCTCCCCGTCGACCGGTTTGAGGACGGGGCGGACCCGCCCGGCAGCTGCGCGGTGTGCCTCTACGAGTTCGAGGCCGGGGAGGAGATACGGCGGCTCAGGAACTGCAGGCACGTGTTCCACCGGAACTGCCTCGACCTCTGGATGGACTGCGATCAGATGACATGCCCGCTGTGCAGGACCCAGTTCGTGCCCGACGGGATGGAGGAGGAGTTCAACCAGCGGCTCTGGGCCGCTTCCGGGGTCGCCGTTAACAGCGGCGAAGGCGATTTCTACTGCGAGTACAGTTCAGTTTAG